CTAGCGTTTGCCGTTCCTCATTTGTCAGGGAAACAATATATCGTTTGGCTGGCATTGTTTATGGGTTGCTTACATTTCTATTATCCGTCAATTCTTTTTTGACAGACCACTAGTAATCGCCTGAGTTATCTTTACGCTTTCCTTAAGAAAAAGCATCCATTGAGACAGATTAATTTCTAAAGGATTACCAGAGTAAGTGAAGACTTTCATAGTGTTTCCGCTTGCTGCTATGGCATGAGCTAGAAATAACATTTTGTGAAGCTTGAGACTAGACTTAATTTGATACAGTTCTTTAGTTGGCACAGAAGTATGCAGAAGATATTGAAGTTCTTCCGCATTATCTAAAGATGAAAGGTAGTGATAGCCCCGCACGATAATCTCGATTACAGCAACAGGAATAGACATTGTAGCAAAGTGTCTGAGTTTTCTATTTCTTTCTTATTTTTATCGTGTTTACGAGACAACTCATCTAACTTATCTTCAAGAGAGCGAATTGCTTGTCTCTGCTCTTTAATAATTTCTTGGGCTAAACAAATGTCTTTTTGAATGTAAACAATCTCCTTCATAATGACTTCTAGTTTAGCTGCTTGTGTTAGAGCCATATCTGGGGATTGAGCAAATAAATTACCGACTCCAACACCAGCGCCAGCGCCAAGAATTGCACCACCAGCAACAATTACTGCAAAACCGCCAGCCATCCCAAAGCCTCCTGCTGCGATCGCGCCTCCCCCAAGAGCAGCTAAAACGGCTGATACTGCTGCTGCTCCAGATAAACCTGGTGCTAGAATGGGTGCGAGTAAAGCAGCTATAGCAGGAGTGAAAAATGCTGCTACTACCACCAGTAGCACTGCTCCAACTACGCCTAATATCCAAGGATTGAAACCTCCTTTAATGCCTTCAATTGCTTCCTTGTAGTTAGACTGAAATCGTCCAACAACGTCCGGGTCTATATCTAGTGTTTTAGCAAAAAATCTTAGCTTTTTTTAAGCTTTTCTTCATCATAAATTCTCAAGTCTTTGAATACTTCATCGTTATCACCAAGCGAATAATAAGGTTCAAAGAGTGTTAACTCTAATAAAACAAGATATAAAGTTAATTTATTGGTTTTCAGAACTGTAAGTTCTTTAACTGATTTTTTGAACAGATCAAAATCTGTAAGTAAGTGAAAGGAAATATTAGTAACGGTATCTTTATCAATTTGGCTCTTTAGAAAAAGTTCTGTTGAATCTTTCCACTTAGATAACCATCCGCGCTTAAGTGATTTTTTATCAAGATTGGTTTCATACTCAAGATCGGCTAGTACCAAGTGGTACTGATAGCTAAACATGATTCTAGTTTCTTCGAGAGTTAAACCAAATTCTTTCATGGTTTGCCTTCTTAGAGAATAATTACGATCGCCCGTCAGTATGAGATAAGCTAAATTATGCCATTTAGTCGGCGGTTTTCCTGTTTGGGAAACTGTCCTACCCAAGTTTTCATCTTCCGTACCGGGGGACAATAATTCAACTACGACAAACGGACTGATTTGCTCTTGCCACATCACGTAACTCATCCGCAAGTCGCGACCAACAAAAACCTCCTCCGGATCGTAGTTAAACGGCTGGAAAGTTTGGCGCAGCATCGGGGGCTGAAATTCGTGATATTCGTCAGGCAAACCAGGTTCCTCTGGGTCTTCGCTAGGCAGATCGTACATTGTCGGCAAAGTTTGCCGGGGTGAAAGAGGCGGATCGGATTGAGCTATTGAACGAGGAAAGCTAGTCACGGTTGATATCTGGTGCTACGGTTACTTTACAGGATATCAACTGTTGGAAGTGAGCGCGATCGCAATACGGTTTTTTATAAGATAATGCAGCCTACCCAACATATTTGTAGATCAATTCCTACAAACACTCAAAACCCTTAAATTGGAGCGCACTCCCCAATTTCCAACAAAAAGGAGAGGTAAACTTCTCTACCTCTCCTTTTTTGAATAATTTACGATCGCATTGCAAAAGTAAAAAGAAAAAATCTAAAATGATTTTTTGCTTTTTACATGATTGCCGTATTAATAGCCTCTTTGGTTGGGCTTGGAAACGATGAAGCTGAGAACTTGGCACTGCTTCACGTTATCAAAACCTACTACTCGGATGTAGCCACCGGAATACTCAGAACGGCAAGCTTTTACTTCATTGAGAACTTCTTGTGTGGAGCCTGCATTGAACAGAGGCAGTTTCCACAGCGTCCAGTAGTGCTGTTTTGGGTCAGAGTCTTCGCTGAATTCTACTGCTGGGATATACCCTTGGTCGAGAATGTATTGAACTTGTCTGCTAATCTGAGCATCGCTCAAGGGTGGCAAGTAGGAGAGGGTTTCGTAACGACGCTCTTTAGGTAAAGTTCTCATGGTTGGTGTGAATAGTTTCCTTGTGTGTATGTCTGCTGAAAGTTCTGTCAGCTAACAATCGAGGTTATCCAGGCTCGCCTGGTGCATCGGTTTGCGGTTCGGGCTGGGAACTGGGGTCAGCTAAATTGAATTGCGTAATTCGCTCCAAATGCTGACGCCGATATTCCACATTAGACTGCTGAATGCCAGCACGAACCATCTCAGGCAAAAAGTCTGCTACTTCTTCTGCAAGATGCTGACGCACGGTCAGAATCCGCAATGCGATGTCTGGTTTCTCCCGGATTAATTCCAGTAGGTAAGCTTCTCCATCTTGGATTTTGCCCGTTGAGGAAAAGTTACTCAGCCAGATTGCCGAAGGAGGATTTGTTTCGCTCAACTGAGCGACAGTAATTTTTACTGCTTGATAAGTCAGGTAGCTAATCAGCGTCTTAGCAGTGTCTTTGGCAACTTGTTTGAGATCCATTTTTGACCCCAGCCACAGCAATTTTAGATTTTAGATTTTGGATTTTGAATTCTATTAGGTTAATCCAAAATCCAAAATCCCTAATCCAAAATTGATTACAGAGTGTCCATTGCCTCGAACTCGAACTTGATTTCCTTCCACAGTTCGCAAGCAACAGCCAACTCAGGACTCCACTTGCAAGCTTCGCGGATCACGTCGCCGCCTTCGCGCATCAAGTTGCGTCCTTCGTTACGAGCTTGGACACAAGCTTCCAAGGCAACACGGTTGGCAGTAGCGCCAGGAGCATTACCCCA
This sequence is a window from Funiculus sociatus GB2-C1. Protein-coding genes within it:
- a CDS encoding ribulose bisphosphate carboxylase small subunit, whose amino-acid sequence is MRTLPKERRYETLSYLPPLSDAQISRQVQYILDQGYIPAVEFSEDSDPKQHYWTLWKLPLFNAGSTQEVLNEVKACRSEYSGGYIRVVGFDNVKQCQVLSFIVSKPNQRGY
- the rcbX gene encoding RuBisCO chaperone RbcX, whose protein sequence is MDLKQVAKDTAKTLISYLTYQAVKITVAQLSETNPPSAIWLSNFSSTGKIQDGEAYLLELIREKPDIALRILTVRQHLAEEVADFLPEMVRAGIQQSNVEYRRQHLERITQFNLADPSSQPEPQTDAPGEPG